A region of the Exiguobacterium aurantiacum DSM 6208 genome:
CGGGACAGCAAGATGCCGAGAATCGACGTGATGATCAAGGCGATGAGCGTCCCGGTCGCGAGGATGCGGGTCACTTGTTCCATCTGATTGTAGATGGACTGCATCGACGCCTCGATATAAATCATGCCCGTCGTCGTCCCGTCGACCTCGGACTTGATCGGGACGGCGACGACGCGCATCCGTTCGTTCGAGTCTTCATAGACGACCGTCTCCTGGGCGCCGCTCGTGGCGAACGATTTTTGGATAAACGTGCTCGCCGTCCGTTGTCCGACGAGACTTTGGTTGTTCGGGTTCGACGTCGCCCGCACGACACTGTTCGTGTCGATGATTTGGACTTCGCGAATGTCGTCAGCTAGCGTCGTGCTCTCCGTAAACTCAGACAGCAGTTGATCCAGTACCTGGTTCAACTGCTGATCCGTTGTCGAGTCACCGCCGTTCGATGCAATCCCTTGACTGACGTTGTAGCTCAGAAGGTTGGCACGATCGACGAGCGACTGCGAAAAGTTGTTGATGTATTGCCGTTCAAGGGAACGTACGAAGTACACCCCGATGACTTGCATCGCAACAAGAATGAGCAGCGCATAGATGACGACGAGCTTCCACTGGATAGATTTAAAGAAGTTCGTCCGTTTCATCGTTTAGTCTTCTTCTCCTGCTTTTAAATAGTAGCCGACACCGCGACGTGTGATGATATACGTCGGCGTCGATGGGTTATCTTCGACTTTCTCGCGCAAACGACGCACTGTCACGTCGACCGTGCGGACGTCGCCGAAGTAATCGTAACCCCACACCGTCTGAAGCAAATGCTCGCGCGTCATCACTTGCCCGATGTTTTGAGCGAGGTAGTGGATGAGCTCGAACTCACGGTGCGTCAGCTCGATTTTCTCTTCACGCTTCGTCACCATGTAAGAGTCCGGGTGAATCGTCAAGTCACCGATGACGATATCGTTCGCATTGGCGCCTTTCGCTTCCGGGGCCGGGGCCGTCGCATGACGGCGCATGTTCGCTTTGACGCGGGCCAACAGCTCACGCGAGCTGAACGGCTTCGTCACATAGTCGTCGGCACCGAGTTCGAGACCGAGTACTTTATCGATCTCTGAGTCTTTCGCCGTCAACATGATGATCGGCATATCGTATTTCTTCCGTACTTCACGGCACACTTCCATGCCGTCTTTGAGCGGGAGCATGATGTCGAGCAAAATCAAATCGGGCTTGACCTCTTCGACTTTCACGAGCGCCTCTTCCCCGTCGTAAGCGACGTGGACTTGGTACCCTTCTTTTTCAAGTTTGAACTTCAATATATCAGCAATTGGTTGTTCGTCATCTACCACTAAAATCGTACGATCCATTCAGTGAGTCCTCCTCTATCATTAAACGTACACGTCCTATTGTAACTCTTTTTCTATAGGTTAGAAAGCGTGGTTCATTTCCGTGGAAATGAAAAAAGAGCCACATGGGCTCTTTCACTTAAGCTTCGTAAATGTCACGCAAGATGACCGTCTGTTCACGCGCCGGTCCGACCGAGAACGTCAACAGTTCGATGCCCGTCAACGCTTCGATCCGCTTGACATAGTTCTGCGCGTTCACCGGCAAGTCTTCGAACTTGCGGACGCCTGTGATGTCTTCCGTCCAGCCTGGGAGCTCTTCATACACCGGCTCACACTTGTCGAGGACACGGAAGTTCGGCGGGTACTCATCGAGGAGCTTGCCTTCGTATTCGTATGCCGTACAAATCTTCAGCGTCTCAAGACCTGTCAACACGTCGATCGAGTTGAGGCAAAGGTCTGTGATCCCACTGACACGACGCGAGTGACGGACGACGACCGAGTCGAACCAACCGACACGGCGCGGACGACCTGTCGTCGTGCCGTACTCTTTACCGACCTCACGGATCGTGTGGCCAATCTCATCATCGAGCTGTGTCGGGAACGGGCCGTCACCGACACGTGACGTGTACGCCTTACAGACACCGACGACGTGATGAATCTTCGATGGACCGATACCGGCACCGCTCGATACCCCGCCTGACGCCGCGTTCGATGACGTGACGAACGGGTAAGTCCCGTGGTCGATATCAAGGAGGACACCTTGCGCCCCTTCGAAGAGCACTTTCTCTTCTTCGTCGAGCGCGTTGTTCAACACGACCGACGTATCGCATACGTACTTGGCGAACTGTTGACCGTAGGCGTAGTATTCCTCGAAGACGTCATCGAACTCGACCGCGTCGACTTCGTACATCTTCACGAACATGCGGTTTTTGATCTCAAGAACGGTCTTGAGCTTCTCGGCGAACACTTCTTTGTCGAGCAAATCAGCGATGCGAATCCCGATACGCGCTGCTTTGTCCATGTAGCAAGGACCGATCCCTTTGAGCGTCGTCCCGACTTTCGCGTCGCCTTTCGCGTCTTCCTCGAGCTTGTCTTGCAGTTGGTGATACGGCAGGATGACGTGCGCCCGGTTCGAGATGCGGAGGTTATCCGTGCTCACACCGCGCTCATGCAAGTAAGCGAGTTCTGTGATGAGTGACTTCGGGTTGACGACCATCCCGTTACCGATGACACACGTTTTATCCGAATAGAAGATCCCTGATGGAATCAAATGAAGCTTATATTTCGTATCATTGAAGACGATTGTATGACCAGCGTTGTCTCCCCCTTGATAACGCGCGACGACGTCGGCTTGTTTCGACAAGAAATCGGTGATCTTCCCTTTTCCTTCATCGCCCCACTGCGTTCCCACTACGACTACTGATGACATAATGAATCCTCCTTGTAAATAAGCGTTCTGTTCAAACCATCCGTAAGTGTACACCTGCTACCGCAGAAAGTCAACCTAATACCGAACGATACTTTTACACTGTAACCTTTCGTTCGTTATTGACTTAACTTTTATCGTTCACTTCTCGAATTCTTGAATTTCCGAAGGCATTTGGGTCGAAAGTCGGACAAAAAAAGCGACGTCTTGTCGACGTCGCTTGATTCGTCTCTACATCGGCGGCGCGAACGCTTGCGTCTCCATGTTGACGAACTTGTTATACTCTTTGCGAAACGAGAGTTTGACCATGCCGGTCGGACCGTTACGCTGCTTGGCGATGATGATCTCGATCGTATTGGCGTCTTCACTCTCTTTGTCATAATAGTCGTCCCGGTACAAGAACGCGACGATATCGGCATCTTGCTCGATCGCTCCGGATTCCCGGATATCGGACATCATCGGTCGCTTGTCTTGTCGACTCTCAACACCACGGGAGAGCTGTGACAAGGCGATGACCGGCACTTGGAGCTCACGCGCGATCGCTTTGAGCGTCCGCGAGATCTCCGATACTTCTTGTTGCCGGTTCTCGCCCGGTTTGCCGTTCCCGACGATGAGCTGCAAGTAGTCGATCATGATCATGCCGAGACCGTGCTCTTGCTTCAAGCGACGGCATTTGGCGCGAATCTCGTTGACGCGAAGGCCCGGCGTGTCATCGATATAGATCCCGGCTTGCGAGAGCGACGACATGGCCAGCGAGAGCCGTCCCCAATCCTCGGCTTCGAGCCGACCGGTACGGAGACGCTGGGCATCGATGTTCCCTTCCGCACAGAGCATCCGCATGACAAGCTGCTCCGCACCCATCTCAAGACTGAAGATGGCGACGTTCTCGCCCGTACGGACGGCGACGTTTTGCGAGATGTTAAGCGCAAACGCCGTTTTACCAACAGACGGTCGAGCGGCGACGATGATCAAGTCGTTTCGTTGGAAACCGGCCGTCATCTTATCCAAATCGGTGAACCCGGTCGCAATCCCGGTGATCTCACCGCTCGATTGGTGTAATTTCTCGATTGTCGAGTAGGCGTCAGATAAGACCGAACCGATCGGATGAAAGCTCGACTGTCCTTTTCGTTGCGATACTTTTAAAATGTTCCGCTCCGCGTCGGACAAGACGGCATCGACCTCGTCTTGGCGTTCATACCCGTCCGAGACGATGTTCGTCGCCGTTCGGATGAGCCGCCGCAACGCCGCTTTTTGATCGACAACGTTCAAGTAGTACCCGATGTTGCCGATGGCAGGGACCGCTTCAGCGATTTCCGCCAAATAATTCAAGCCCCCAATTTCATCGAGAATGCCTTGCGCTTGCAGCTCAGAACTGAGCGTGACCAAGTCGACAAGTTCGCCACGGTCGTTGATTTTCAACATGGCTTCAAATATCCGTTGGTGGCTGACACGATAAAAGTCGTCCGGGTCGACCCGCTCCGAGGCCGTGATGAGACGGTCGGAGTCGAGGATGACGGCTCCTAGGACGGCTTGTTCCGCCTCGACGCTATGTGGCGGGGTGTTGACTTGAATCGCATCACTCATCCGTCTCTACCTCACCTTCACACTTCTTGAACATGAACGTTTAACATGGCCGTGACATCATGGTGCAACTTCACCGGCACTTTTGTGAACCCGAGCGCTTTGATCGGATGTTCGAGCTCGATCTTACGTTTATCGAGTTTATAGCCCATCCCTTTCAAAGCGTCAGCAATTTGCTTGCTCGTGACGGAACCGAAGACGCGGCCGCCTTCGCCTGACTTCGTCTTGACGACGATCGTCTCTTTTTCAATTTTGTCTTTGAGCGCTTGGGCTGCTTTCAACTCTTCTTCAGCCGCCTGTTCCGCACGACGTTCTTTCGCCGCGAACGCCTTCAAGTTTCCTGGTGTCGCTTCGACGGCCAAGTTTTTCTTAAAGAGTACGTTTTTCGCATATGCGTCGGCGACATCTTTCACGTCGCCTGCTTTTCCTTGTCCTTTTACATCCACTTTTAAAATGACTTTCATTCCGTTTCCTCTCCTTCGGTTTCATCTGTCATATAATGATCGATTGCTTCTTTCAACATCGCTTTCGTCTGATCGCGACCGACGTTCAATTGGGTCGCCGCGTTCGTCAGGTGACCGCCCCCGTCGAGCATTTCCATGACGACTTGGACGTTGACGTCACCGAGCGAACGGGCACTGATCCCGGTCCGTCCGTCCGGCAAGACGGCGATGACGAATGAGGCTTTGACCCCTTCCATGTTGAGCAGTTGATCTGCCGACTGGGCGATGAGCACTTGATGGTGCGGTTCATCATCCGGGGCGACGGCAATCGCCATCCCACCCGAGTAAATCTCGGTGCTCTCTAAAATGTGTGATTGCTCGATATACGAATCGAGATCTTGACGCATGAAATGTTGGACGAGCACGGTATCCGCTCCTTGGATCCGGAGGAACGAAGCGGCGTCAAACGTCCGCGACCCGGTCCGGAGCGTGAATCCTTTCGTGTCGACCATGATACCGGCTAGAAGCGATGTCGCCTCTAAAATCGACAGCTTGCGTGTGCCGGCCTGATACTCGATCAGTTCCGTCACGAGCTCACACGTCGAGGACGCATACGGCTCCATGTAGACGAGCACTGGATCTTCGATGAACTCTTCGCCGCGACGATGATGGTCGATGACGACGACCCGCTCGGCCCGGTCCAATATCTCGCGTGAGATGACGAGCGAGGGGCGGTGTGTGTCGACGATGACGAGCAGCGTCTGGTCATCGATGAGCGGTTGCGCCTCGAATTCGGTCAAGAAGCGACTGTACAGTTCTTCGTCGTTCTCGACTTCATGGACGAGCCGCTGGATGCCGACACTCGTCTCGCCGGCCGGGATGACGACATACGCCTCACGCCCGACAAATTCAGCCAGTTTCATGATCCCGATCGAAGCACCAAGCGAATCCATGTCCGGGTTTTTATGTCCCATAATGAGAACGCGGCTCGATTCTTTAATCAAGTCACGCATCGAGTTCGAGATGACGCGTGCCCGCACGCGGGTCCGTTTCTCGGTCGGATTCGTCTTGCCTCCGAAGAAGCGGACTTTTCCATTATGACGTTTGACGACGACTTGGTCGCCGCCGCGACCGAGTCCTAAATCAAGGCTCGATTGCGATAAGTTGCCAAGCTCGGTCAACGTCGTCTCGCCGCAACCGATCCCGATCGATAGCGTGAGCGGGATTTTATGCTCTTTCGTCGCCTCACGGACCTCATCGAGAATCGAGAAACGATTGTTCTCCAGCTCAGAGAGCGTCCGCTCGTTCATGACGAGAAAGAACCGGTCGGCCGCCGTCCGGCGCATATAAATATGGTGTTTCTGTGCCCATTGGTTAAGGAGCACGGTCACACGCCGGTTGATTTCACTGCGGACTTGTTCATCGACGCCTGTCGACATCTCGTCGTAATTGTCCAAATACAACACACCGATGACGGTTTGTGTTTCCGAATACTTCTGTTCGATCTCTGCCTCGTCCGTCATATCGAACAAGTAGAGCGTCTGATAATCTTTGTTGTATAAGACGCGATAGACGCGGTCTCCGACTTCGATCGTCGCCTCGTCTTCTTCTTCCTCAATCAACTCGGTGAACGCCGAATGGATCAGATCGAGCGAAATGCCGAGCTCCATCTCGAGTTCAAAAATGAGACGGGATTGTTCGTTGAACCAACTGATGCGACGGTTTTCGTCAAACACCAAGATTCCGATCGGCATGCCGGTCAACGCCTCTTTCCCGACGTCCTCGATGCGGTGCGACAGCGAGTGAACGTATTGTTCCCACGCTTTCCGTTCGCGCCGGATCGTCGCTTGTTGATATACGAAGAATATTAGCGTGCCCACGAACAGGGTGATCGCTGCCACGATGCTGTAGAACGCCAATCCGAACGAGACGAACGCTCCGATAAGATACGGAACCGCGTGTCGCCTGTATTGGTTCTTCACGGATGTTATTGCTTCACCACTGTGCATGTATGCCTCCTAAAATGAGTATGAAAGACTCATGATGTCGAAATGGTTTCTGCTTTATCATACCATATCCGTCTATTTGACTTACACTCCGACGGTAAACAAAAAAACGACCTACCCCGAAGGATAAGTCGTGCGCCAAGATTACTCTGCAACGTATGGAAGCAAAGCCATTTGACGTGAGCGCTTGATAGCGACAGTAAGTGGACGTTGGTATTTCGCTGAAGTACCAGTCA
Encoded here:
- the rplI gene encoding 50S ribosomal protein L9, whose product is MKVILKVDVKGQGKAGDVKDVADAYAKNVLFKKNLAVEATPGNLKAFAAKERRAEQAAEEELKAAQALKDKIEKETIVVKTKSGEGGRVFGSVTSKQIADALKGMGYKLDKRKIELEHPIKALGFTKVPVKLHHDVTAMLNVHVQEV
- a CDS encoding adenylosuccinate synthase — protein: MSSVVVVGTQWGDEGKGKITDFLSKQADVVARYQGGDNAGHTIVFNDTKYKLHLIPSGIFYSDKTCVIGNGMVVNPKSLITELAYLHERGVSTDNLRISNRAHVILPYHQLQDKLEEDAKGDAKVGTTLKGIGPCYMDKAARIGIRIADLLDKEVFAEKLKTVLEIKNRMFVKMYEVDAVEFDDVFEEYYAYGQQFAKYVCDTSVVLNNALDEEEKVLFEGAQGVLLDIDHGTYPFVTSSNAASGGVSSGAGIGPSKIHHVVGVCKAYTSRVGDGPFPTQLDDEIGHTIREVGKEYGTTTGRPRRVGWFDSVVVRHSRRVSGITDLCLNSIDVLTGLETLKICTAYEYEGKLLDEYPPNFRVLDKCEPVYEELPGWTEDITGVRKFEDLPVNAQNYVKRIEALTGIELLTFSVGPAREQTVILRDIYEA
- a CDS encoding DHH family phosphoesterase gives rise to the protein MHSGEAITSVKNQYRRHAVPYLIGAFVSFGLAFYSIVAAITLFVGTLIFFVYQQATIRRERKAWEQYVHSLSHRIEDVGKEALTGMPIGILVFDENRRISWFNEQSRLIFELEMELGISLDLIHSAFTELIEEEEDEATIEVGDRVYRVLYNKDYQTLYLFDMTDEAEIEQKYSETQTVIGVLYLDNYDEMSTGVDEQVRSEINRRVTVLLNQWAQKHHIYMRRTAADRFFLVMNERTLSELENNRFSILDEVREATKEHKIPLTLSIGIGCGETTLTELGNLSQSSLDLGLGRGGDQVVVKRHNGKVRFFGGKTNPTEKRTRVRARVISNSMRDLIKESSRVLIMGHKNPDMDSLGASIGIMKLAEFVGREAYVVIPAGETSVGIQRLVHEVENDEELYSRFLTEFEAQPLIDDQTLLVIVDTHRPSLVISREILDRAERVVVIDHHRRGEEFIEDPVLVYMEPYASSTCELVTELIEYQAGTRKLSILEATSLLAGIMVDTKGFTLRTGSRTFDAASFLRIQGADTVLVQHFMRQDLDSYIEQSHILESTEIYSGGMAIAVAPDDEPHHQVLIAQSADQLLNMEGVKASFVIAVLPDGRTGISARSLGDVNVQVVMEMLDGGGHLTNAATQLNVGRDQTKAMLKEAIDHYMTDETEGEETE
- the yycF gene encoding response regulator YycF; this encodes MDRTILVVDDEQPIADILKFKLEKEGYQVHVAYDGEEALVKVEEVKPDLILLDIMLPLKDGMEVCREVRKKYDMPIIMLTAKDSEIDKVLGLELGADDYVTKPFSSRELLARVKANMRRHATAPAPEAKGANANDIVIGDLTIHPDSYMVTKREEKIELTHREFELIHYLAQNIGQVMTREHLLQTVWGYDYFGDVRTVDVTVRRLREKVEDNPSTPTYIITRRGVGYYLKAGEED
- the dnaB gene encoding replicative DNA helicase; this translates as MSDAIQVNTPPHSVEAEQAVLGAVILDSDRLITASERVDPDDFYRVSHQRIFEAMLKINDRGELVDLVTLSSELQAQGILDEIGGLNYLAEIAEAVPAIGNIGYYLNVVDQKAALRRLIRTATNIVSDGYERQDEVDAVLSDAERNILKVSQRKGQSSFHPIGSVLSDAYSTIEKLHQSSGEITGIATGFTDLDKMTAGFQRNDLIIVAARPSVGKTAFALNISQNVAVRTGENVAIFSLEMGAEQLVMRMLCAEGNIDAQRLRTGRLEAEDWGRLSLAMSSLSQAGIYIDDTPGLRVNEIRAKCRRLKQEHGLGMIMIDYLQLIVGNGKPGENRQQEVSEISRTLKAIARELQVPVIALSQLSRGVESRQDKRPMMSDIRESGAIEQDADIVAFLYRDDYYDKESEDANTIEIIIAKQRNGPTGMVKLSFRKEYNKFVNMETQAFAPPM